In one Arenibacter antarcticus genomic region, the following are encoded:
- a CDS encoding sugar phosphate isomerase/epimerase, whose amino-acid sequence MTTRKEFLIKSGLLVAGTVLMPSFTTAPKKAVRNLGVQLYTFRNEMAADAVGTLEKIAALGIKQIESARSEKGLYYGLGPKEMKKVCKSLGMTLRSGHVALDKNWQNTLDQASESGQEYLICSSMPSNGQTVDNYKAVAEAFNKAGEDCKQRGIKFGYHNHDYEFESENGEVLYDVLLDNTQADLVHMELDLGWVVVAGKDPLDYFKRYTGRFPLWHLKDMDMEKKESTEFGRGGLNIPQMLKHRKESGLEYIFIEQEEYASTPFESMAHNMEYMKDL is encoded by the coding sequence ATGACAACGAGAAAAGAGTTTTTAATTAAATCGGGACTATTGGTAGCAGGGACAGTGTTGATGCCCTCCTTTACTACAGCGCCCAAAAAAGCGGTGAGAAATTTAGGCGTCCAATTGTATACCTTTCGCAATGAAATGGCGGCAGATGCTGTAGGGACATTAGAGAAGATTGCCGCCTTGGGCATAAAACAGATCGAGTCGGCTAGAAGTGAGAAAGGTTTGTATTATGGGCTGGGACCGAAAGAAATGAAAAAGGTTTGTAAAAGCTTAGGTATGACACTTAGAAGCGGACATGTAGCCTTGGACAAAAATTGGCAGAACACGCTGGATCAAGCTTCGGAATCAGGTCAAGAGTATCTTATTTGTTCCTCCATGCCTAGCAACGGGCAGACAGTGGATAATTATAAGGCAGTTGCAGAGGCATTTAATAAGGCTGGTGAAGATTGCAAACAAAGGGGAATTAAATTTGGATATCATAACCACGACTACGAATTTGAATCAGAAAATGGGGAAGTACTATACGATGTGCTCTTGGACAATACCCAAGCAGATTTGGTGCATATGGAACTGGATCTAGGATGGGTGGTTGTCGCTGGAAAAGACCCCTTGGATTATTTTAAGAGATACACTGGAAGGTTTCCCCTATGGCATTTAAAAGATATGGACATGGAGAAAAAGGAAAGTACTGAGTTTGGTAGGGGCGGACTTAATATTCCACAAATGTTAAAACATAGGAAGGAGTCAGGACTTGAATATATATTTATAGAACAGGAGGAATACGCAAGTACACCATTTGAGAGTATGGCTCATAATATGGAGTATATGAAGGATCTCTAG
- a CDS encoding alpha/beta fold hydrolase — protein MNKTVYHTLALSYGAYFNTLALFSQSHAAKKAFQLFSTPRKGKVLPHQEQFLNNAKDKTVLINGLDLQTYQWEGQNDTVLLMHGWESNAFRWRNLIEKLQEEKFNVIAFDAPGHGYSNGNLLNLATYSDSARQLIQMYQPKHIIGHSMGGLATIHHQYQNPDTSIQKIVALGAPAELTELMEHYQNLLKFNDSVLEGLDKYLYENYNFWIKDISTPKFARSISKPGLIVHDKEDIITPFSASERLHKNWKNSQLIATTGLGHSLHQDEVNRKIAKFLSS, from the coding sequence ATGAACAAAACTGTTTACCATACTTTGGCATTGTCCTATGGAGCCTATTTTAATACTCTTGCCCTTTTTTCGCAGTCCCATGCAGCAAAAAAGGCGTTCCAACTTTTTAGTACACCTAGAAAAGGAAAGGTGTTACCTCATCAGGAACAATTCCTAAACAATGCCAAGGACAAAACGGTTTTAATTAATGGATTGGATTTACAAACTTACCAGTGGGAAGGGCAAAACGACACCGTACTTCTAATGCACGGTTGGGAAAGCAATGCATTTAGGTGGCGCAACCTAATTGAAAAGTTACAGGAAGAAAAATTCAATGTTATTGCCTTTGATGCTCCTGGACACGGATATTCCAATGGCAATTTATTAAACTTGGCCACGTATTCCGACAGTGCAAGGCAATTGATCCAAATGTACCAACCGAAGCATATTATTGGACATTCTATGGGTGGCCTTGCCACAATCCATCATCAATACCAAAATCCAGATACTTCAATTCAAAAAATTGTGGCATTGGGAGCTCCAGCTGAACTCACAGAACTGATGGAACACTATCAAAACCTACTCAAGTTTAATGATAGCGTCCTAGAGGGGTTGGACAAATACCTATACGAGAATTACAATTTTTGGATCAAGGATATTTCTACCCCAAAATTTGCACGATCGATATCTAAACCAGGCTTAATAGTCCACGATAAGGAAGATATCATTACTCCCTTTAGCGCTTCCGAACGCCTCCACAAAAACTGGAAAAACAGTCAGCTGATAGCAACTACAGGCTTAGGACATTCCCTTCATCAAGATGAGGTGAATCGCAAAATCGCGAAATTCTTAAGCTCTTAG
- a CDS encoding helicase HerA-like domain-containing protein gives MDAKEKFFAHIEEGYTTKGDYITMGAAMLNEETLTNAFVKIPLKTLNRHGLIAGATGTGKTKTLQVMAENLSEKGIPVLCMDLKGDLSGLAQPSPGHAKIDERHAKIGLPFTASGFPVEILSLSEQGGVKLRATVSEFGPVLLSRILDLSVTQEGIVAVIFKYCDDHHYPLLDLKDFKKVLQYATNEGKKEFTDSYGRISTSSTGTILRKVIELEQQGADLFFGEKSFEVNDLTRIDDKGRGYINIIRLTDIQDRPKLFSTFMLSLLAEIYDTFPEQGDSDRPELVLFIDEAHLLFNEASKALLNQIESIVKLIRSKGIGLYFVTQNPTDVPDAVLAQLGLKIQHALRAFTAKDRKAIKLTAENYPISEYYDTKEVLTSLGTGEALISALDEKGRPTPLAATMVRAPMSRMDVLTESELNTLIGNSKLVKKYNETIDRESAYEMLNDKIDRAEKLAEKESANTDSKSTTRTSNRRASTRQNPIIKVLTSATFIRGVLGVLKKAMR, from the coding sequence ATGGATGCCAAGGAAAAGTTCTTTGCACATATAGAGGAAGGATACACCACCAAGGGCGATTACATAACCATGGGTGCGGCCATGCTTAATGAAGAAACTTTGACCAATGCCTTCGTGAAGATCCCGCTAAAAACATTGAACAGGCACGGACTAATCGCAGGTGCCACAGGTACAGGAAAAACCAAGACCCTACAGGTAATGGCTGAAAACCTTTCCGAAAAAGGAATCCCTGTGCTGTGTATGGATCTCAAAGGCGATCTTAGTGGTCTAGCACAACCAAGCCCCGGACATGCTAAAATAGATGAAAGGCATGCGAAAATTGGGCTACCTTTTACCGCTTCTGGATTTCCTGTAGAAATACTTTCCCTATCCGAGCAAGGCGGTGTAAAATTAAGGGCCACTGTTTCCGAATTTGGTCCCGTACTCTTGTCTAGGATTCTAGACCTATCCGTGACTCAAGAGGGAATTGTAGCGGTAATCTTTAAATATTGCGATGACCACCATTACCCCTTATTGGACCTTAAGGACTTTAAAAAAGTATTACAATATGCCACCAATGAGGGCAAAAAGGAGTTTACCGATAGCTACGGACGCATATCTACCAGCTCTACGGGTACTATCCTTAGAAAGGTAATAGAATTGGAACAACAGGGAGCGGACCTCTTTTTTGGGGAAAAATCCTTTGAAGTGAACGACCTTACCCGTATTGATGATAAGGGCCGTGGCTATATCAATATCATAAGACTGACCGATATTCAGGACCGGCCTAAATTGTTTTCCACCTTTATGTTGAGCCTTCTGGCGGAAATCTACGACACCTTTCCTGAACAAGGAGATAGTGACAGACCGGAATTGGTGCTCTTTATAGATGAAGCCCATTTACTGTTCAATGAAGCCTCTAAAGCGCTATTGAACCAAATAGAAAGCATTGTAAAACTAATCCGATCTAAAGGTATCGGACTTTATTTTGTGACCCAAAACCCCACCGATGTCCCCGATGCAGTGTTGGCCCAATTGGGATTAAAAATACAACATGCCCTAAGAGCTTTTACGGCAAAGGATAGAAAAGCTATAAAACTTACGGCAGAAAACTACCCCATTTCTGAATATTACGACACCAAAGAAGTGCTAACTTCTCTTGGAACTGGGGAAGCTTTAATCTCTGCCTTGGATGAGAAGGGAAGACCAACCCCCTTGGCCGCCACAATGGTAAGGGCTCCAATGAGCCGTATGGACGTGTTGACAGAAAGTGAGTTAAATACGCTGATAGGCAATTCCAAATTAGTTAAAAAATACAATGAGACTATAGACAGGGAAAGCGCCTATGAAATGCTGAACGACAAAATTGATCGTGCGGAAAAACTGGCTGAGAAAGAAAGTGCCAATACCGATTCAAAAAGTACCACTAGGACCAGTAACCGAAGAGCCAGCACCCGACAAAATCCCATTATAAAAGTACTTACCAGCGCCACTTTCATCCGAGGTGTATTGGGAGTATTAAAGAAAGCAATGCGCTAG
- a CDS encoding RidA family protein, translated as MENYSIIIFICLLTSTTELMAQQVEIPIFHKSHVERKKNAPFSDAVQVGNLFFLSGQIGMDNHKSEVVSGGITAETEQTIHNIQEVLRQHGMELENVIKCTVILRNIDDFAAFNEVYTGYFPQKPVRTTFAASGLAMDAKIEIEVVAVKIE; from the coding sequence ATGGAAAATTATAGCATTATCATATTTATTTGTTTGCTGACCTCTACCACGGAATTAATGGCGCAGCAAGTAGAAATACCAATATTTCACAAGAGTCATGTGGAGCGAAAAAAAAATGCTCCTTTTAGTGATGCGGTACAAGTGGGGAACCTCTTCTTTTTGTCGGGCCAGATAGGAATGGACAATCATAAAAGTGAAGTGGTGAGTGGCGGAATAACTGCTGAGACCGAACAGACCATACATAACATCCAAGAAGTGCTACGGCAACATGGAATGGAGCTTGAAAATGTTATTAAATGCACGGTAATTCTCAGAAATATTGATGATTTTGCTGCTTTTAACGAGGTATACACCGGCTACTTTCCCCAAAAACCTGTCCGTACTACCTTCGCAGCCAGTGGACTGGCTATGGATGCAAAGATAGAGATAGAGGTGGTTGCCGTTAAAATCGAATAG
- a CDS encoding prolyl oligopeptidase family serine peptidase: MKNFWLLSVIFQLSISSSFAQLENISSLSIKEIMKGDNFVGHLPSNPQWSVDGQTLYFNWNPEQAYSDSLYAHHLKSSNTVKTNFETEFALPSTRGVLNEDKSLKLYAKRGDIFIVNQKTQVITQITDTEEYEGNPHFTENGTKVAFSKGDNLYTWNISSGTTVQLTNFKSEKTDQKKSIKNEWLYNDQLALFDVLRTRKAKNDEAEELNKRLEAKGPLPIDPEGKSISNLQISPDGKFITYLSIKAPSDREGTIVPHYVTESGYTEDQNTRSKVGDQPSEYELFVYDIQNRKVYPVVLDNLEGLDYIPEYAKDYPDKTYENKNRIGYITGPVWSKDGKHAVLDINTNDYKDRWIVLLDPENGTVTNLDHQHDEAWVAGPGIGGYRGGELDWMPDGKSIWFQSEKTGYSHLYVMDVRSKKTKALTSGNFEIYDPQISKDQKRWYFTANKNHPGDRQFYSMPLGGGKLQQLTEMTGGNEVTLSPDESKMAILHSYANKPTELYLQDNPIWGKSKEGAKQITFSTTPEFKKYQWRDPEIITFTAEDGAAVHARLYKPNAGVKNKAAVIFVHGAGYLQNAHKWWSSYYREYMFHNILVDNGYTVLDIDYRGSAGYGRDWRTGIYRHMGGKDLSDHVDGAKYLVNELGVDQDKIGIYGGSYGGFITLMGMFTAPDTFKAGAAIRSVGDWAAYNHGYTARILNTPVTDSLAYRRSSPIYFADGLQGDLLILHGMVDDNVHFQDMVRLSQRLIELEKHNWEMAVYPVERHGFVEPSSWTDEYTRIYKLFQQSLLDK; the protein is encoded by the coding sequence ATGAAAAACTTCTGGTTACTAAGCGTTATATTTCAATTGTCTATTTCCTCAAGTTTTGCTCAACTAGAGAATATATCATCCCTGTCAATCAAGGAAATAATGAAGGGGGACAACTTTGTTGGGCATCTTCCTTCCAATCCACAATGGTCCGTAGACGGCCAAACTCTTTATTTTAATTGGAATCCAGAACAAGCCTATAGCGACTCTCTTTATGCACATCATTTAAAATCGTCCAATACGGTAAAAACCAATTTTGAGACAGAATTCGCCTTACCGAGCACGCGCGGGGTTTTGAACGAGGATAAATCCCTAAAATTATACGCAAAACGGGGGGATATATTTATCGTCAACCAAAAAACACAAGTCATTACCCAAATTACAGACACCGAAGAATACGAGGGCAATCCACATTTTACCGAGAACGGAACCAAAGTAGCTTTCAGTAAGGGCGATAATCTTTATACATGGAATATATCTAGCGGAACCACGGTACAGCTGACCAACTTTAAATCCGAAAAAACGGATCAAAAGAAAAGCATTAAAAACGAATGGCTATACAATGATCAATTGGCACTTTTTGATGTACTGCGTACCCGAAAGGCGAAAAATGACGAGGCTGAGGAATTAAATAAACGTTTAGAAGCAAAAGGACCACTTCCAATTGACCCCGAAGGGAAATCGATCTCAAATCTGCAAATTAGTCCAGATGGCAAATTCATTACCTACCTATCCATTAAAGCACCTTCTGATAGGGAAGGAACCATTGTGCCTCATTACGTAACAGAATCTGGTTATACCGAGGATCAGAATACCCGATCGAAGGTTGGCGACCAACCCAGTGAATATGAACTATTTGTTTATGATATTCAAAACAGAAAGGTGTATCCTGTTGTTCTAGATAACCTAGAAGGACTGGATTATATCCCGGAATATGCCAAGGACTACCCAGATAAGACGTATGAAAATAAAAATAGGATCGGATATATTACTGGTCCAGTTTGGAGTAAAGACGGAAAACACGCAGTACTAGATATTAATACCAACGATTATAAAGATAGATGGATCGTGCTTTTAGATCCAGAAAACGGCACAGTTACGAACTTAGACCATCAGCATGACGAGGCTTGGGTTGCAGGTCCAGGTATTGGCGGATACCGTGGAGGTGAGTTAGATTGGATGCCAGATGGCAAGAGCATCTGGTTCCAATCGGAAAAAACCGGTTATTCCCATCTTTACGTGATGGATGTGAGATCCAAAAAAACGAAGGCCTTGACTTCTGGTAATTTTGAAATCTACGACCCACAAATATCTAAGGATCAAAAAAGGTGGTATTTTACGGCCAATAAAAATCATCCTGGGGACAGGCAGTTTTATAGTATGCCCCTAGGAGGTGGAAAATTGCAACAATTAACGGAAATGACTGGGGGAAATGAGGTTACCCTATCCCCAGATGAAAGTAAAATGGCAATCCTTCACTCGTATGCCAATAAGCCCACCGAACTCTACCTTCAAGACAATCCTATTTGGGGAAAATCTAAAGAGGGGGCAAAACAGATTACCTTTTCCACAACCCCAGAATTTAAGAAGTACCAATGGCGCGATCCGGAAATAATCACTTTTACCGCCGAAGATGGCGCAGCCGTACACGCGCGACTCTACAAACCTAATGCTGGCGTGAAAAATAAGGCCGCCGTTATCTTTGTGCATGGGGCGGGCTATTTGCAAAATGCTCATAAATGGTGGAGTAGCTATTACAGGGAGTACATGTTCCATAATATCCTAGTTGATAATGGCTATACGGTGTTGGATATAGATTATAGGGGCAGCGCTGGTTATGGCAGGGATTGGAGAACAGGCATTTATCGCCATATGGGCGGAAAGGACTTGTCTGACCATGTAGATGGAGCCAAGTATCTGGTAAACGAATTAGGAGTGGACCAAGATAAAATAGGAATATATGGTGGTTCTTATGGTGGCTTTATTACCTTGATGGGTATGTTTACCGCCCCAGATACCTTTAAGGCTGGTGCCGCAATTAGATCTGTAGGCGATTGGGCGGCGTACAACCATGGTTATACGGCCAGAATATTAAATACCCCTGTTACGGATAGTCTGGCGTACCGAAGAAGCTCCCCTATTTATTTTGCTGATGGATTACAGGGCGACTTATTAATCTTACACGGGATGGTAGATGACAATGTACATTTTCAGGATATGGTGCGACTCTCACAACGGTTGATTGAATTGGAAAAACACAATTGGGAAATGGCCGTATACCCGGTAGAACGACACGGTTTTGTGGAACCTAGTAGTTGGACCGATGAATATACACGTATCTATAAGCTGTTCCAACAAAGCTTGCTGGACAAATAA
- a CDS encoding MarR family winged helix-turn-helix transcriptional regulator — MKDKSVFNPDYQNSDISSKIVAGLSRISEAFKVLLWEKAKLLGLSPIQIQILIFIAYHKPNDSNVSYLAKEFNLTKPTISDAIKVLHQKGMITKNYSLTDSRSYSIELSDTGIKLVAETDDFAFPLKNGLKDIDEASLQQLFGTLSNLIYHLNQNGVLTVQRTCYGCKFYSKHQEKDYCNLLKTELLNTDIRLDCPEYEEKNRI, encoded by the coding sequence ATGAAAGATAAGAGCGTTTTTAATCCGGACTATCAAAATTCCGACATTTCAAGTAAAATTGTTGCGGGTCTATCACGAATATCCGAAGCATTTAAAGTGCTCCTATGGGAAAAAGCCAAACTTCTGGGTCTGAGTCCCATTCAAATACAGATTCTTATTTTTATCGCTTACCACAAACCAAACGATTCCAACGTAAGCTATTTGGCTAAAGAATTTAACCTAACGAAACCTACCATTAGCGATGCTATAAAGGTTCTTCATCAAAAAGGAATGATTACCAAAAATTACTCTCTCACGGACAGCCGGAGTTACAGCATTGAATTGTCCGACACAGGAATAAAGTTGGTAGCAGAAACAGATGATTTTGCCTTTCCATTAAAAAATGGGCTTAAAGATATTGATGAGGCCAGTCTGCAACAACTCTTTGGAACCCTAAGCAACCTAATCTATCATCTAAACCAAAACGGCGTCCTCACCGTACAACGCACCTGTTACGGATGTAAATTCTACAGTAAACATCAAGAAAAGGACTATTGTAACCTCCTTAAAACTGAGTTATTAAACACGGATATTAGATTGGACTGTCCGGAGTATGAGGAAAAAAACCGAATTTGA
- a CDS encoding conjugal transfer protein TraF produces the protein MKKSVFYHAGCPVCLSAEHEILELIGTDNVEIVHFGQSKSRIAEAEKAGVKSVPALVTPSGNVLHINYGASMADVKA, from the coding sequence ATGAAAAAATCAGTTTTTTATCACGCAGGATGCCCAGTATGCTTAAGTGCAGAACATGAGATTCTAGAACTAATTGGCACCGATAATGTAGAAATTGTACATTTTGGTCAAAGTAAATCCCGAATCGCAGAAGCGGAGAAAGCAGGTGTTAAATCTGTCCCCGCCCTAGTAACCCCTAGCGGAAATGTGCTACATATTAATTATGGAGCCTCAATGGCAGACGTAAAGGCATAA
- a CDS encoding 7-carboxy-7-deazaguanine synthase QueE: MVKEEVLTLVNQGLMLPLMEEFYTIQGEGFHKGTAAYFIRVGGCDVGCHWCDVKESWDAETHPPTGIDHIVNNAVKYSDTIVITGGEPLTWDMGPLTKALKAKNLKTHIETSGAYPLSGTWDWICLSPKKNKLPEGIIYDKAHELKVIVFNKHDLIFAEEQAAKTNKDCILYLQPEWSVRDKVVPMIVDYVMQNPKWKVSLQTHKYLNIP; this comes from the coding sequence ATGGTAAAAGAAGAAGTTTTAACGCTGGTAAATCAGGGGCTTATGCTTCCGTTGATGGAGGAATTCTACACAATACAAGGTGAGGGCTTCCACAAGGGAACGGCGGCCTATTTTATTCGTGTGGGAGGTTGTGATGTTGGGTGCCATTGGTGCGATGTAAAGGAAAGCTGGGACGCGGAAACCCATCCGCCAACGGGGATAGACCATATTGTGAACAATGCCGTAAAATATTCGGACACCATAGTTATTACCGGTGGGGAGCCCCTAACTTGGGATATGGGGCCTTTAACGAAAGCTTTAAAGGCTAAGAATCTCAAGACCCATATAGAAACTTCTGGAGCCTATCCGCTTTCGGGAACCTGGGACTGGATCTGCCTCTCTCCTAAAAAGAATAAATTACCCGAGGGCATTATCTATGATAAGGCACACGAATTAAAAGTAATCGTATTCAATAAACACGACCTTATTTTCGCGGAGGAACAAGCTGCCAAGACCAATAAAGACTGTATTTTGTACCTACAACCAGAGTGGAGCGTAAGGGATAAAGTTGTCCCTATGATTGTTGATTATGTAATGCAAAACCCGAAATGGAAGGTCTCCCTTCAAACGCATAAATACCTGAATATTCCCTAG
- a CDS encoding bifunctional 2-polyprenyl-6-hydroxyphenol methylase/3-demethylubiquinol 3-O-methyltransferase UbiG, with translation MNKDILGKAVLDYQNGNYFEDIKTFSSLEEEDVIPVPYLFRVYKTMPDLEKKALKLCKGNIMDIGCGAGSHSLYLQKKGFNVTALDNSPGAVETCKQRGIDQVILADILDVKNQKYDTLLMLMNGIGIVGKLNEIDAFFTHLKSLLKPKGQILLDSSDIIYMFDEDEDGGYWIPDGQEYYGEVSFIMEYKGQKSEPLPWLYIDYNTLQRAAIANNLTCELVYEGEHYDYLAKLTLLGK, from the coding sequence ATGAATAAGGATATCTTAGGCAAGGCGGTATTGGATTACCAAAATGGAAATTATTTCGAGGATATAAAAACCTTTTCCTCCTTGGAAGAGGAAGACGTTATTCCCGTACCATACCTTTTTAGAGTGTATAAAACGATGCCCGATCTGGAGAAAAAAGCCTTAAAACTCTGCAAGGGAAACATTATGGATATTGGATGTGGCGCTGGCAGCCACAGCCTTTATTTACAAAAAAAAGGATTTAATGTAACGGCCTTAGACAATTCGCCAGGCGCGGTTGAAACCTGTAAACAAAGAGGTATTGATCAAGTGATATTGGCAGATATTTTAGACGTAAAGAACCAAAAGTACGACACCTTATTAATGCTTATGAACGGGATAGGTATCGTGGGGAAATTAAACGAGATCGATGCTTTCTTTACCCATTTAAAATCTCTTTTAAAACCCAAGGGTCAGATTCTATTAGACTCCAGTGATATAATATATATGTTTGATGAGGATGAGGATGGGGGGTATTGGATTCCAGATGGCCAAGAATACTATGGAGAGGTATCCTTTATTATGGAATACAAGGGGCAGAAAAGCGAACCATTACCCTGGCTATACATAGATTACAACACTTTACAACGGGCAGCAATTGCAAATAACCTGACATGTGAGCTGGTATACGAGGGCGAACACTATGATTATTTGGCAAAACTTACCTTGTTAGGGAAATAG
- a CDS encoding sterol desaturase family protein: protein METIYNYFESIPPAHRSLILVLGIAFFWILESIVPLFQLKYKKFKHAGINIFFTLTTVLVNFPLAFLLLKTSDWTIANNFGVLQWLPAMPLWIKILLGVMLLDLLSAWLAHWVEHKVKLLWGFHLIHHTDHQVDTTTANRHHPGESMVRFIFTCFGTLIVGAPVAIIMIYQALSVVFSQFNHANISLPKKLDNVLSWIIVSPDMHKVHHHYKLPYTDSNYGNIFSLWDRLFGTFLKLPNQDIVYGVDTYFNERENSDIGLLLKIPFKTYKSPEKVDMKSTSQS from the coding sequence ATGGAAACCATTTACAACTATTTTGAATCTATACCTCCAGCGCATAGAAGCCTGATTTTGGTGTTGGGAATTGCATTCTTTTGGATATTGGAATCTATCGTTCCCTTATTCCAACTTAAATACAAGAAGTTTAAGCATGCAGGCATCAATATTTTCTTTACCCTAACCACGGTCCTGGTGAATTTTCCATTGGCATTTTTATTGCTAAAAACAAGTGATTGGACCATCGCTAATAATTTTGGTGTCTTACAGTGGCTGCCCGCAATGCCATTGTGGATAAAAATACTGCTTGGGGTAATGTTGCTAGATCTTTTAAGTGCTTGGCTTGCCCATTGGGTAGAGCACAAGGTGAAATTGTTATGGGGATTTCATCTAATACACCACACCGATCATCAAGTAGATACCACCACTGCCAATAGACATCATCCGGGAGAAAGTATGGTCCGTTTTATTTTCACTTGTTTTGGAACTTTAATAGTGGGTGCACCGGTCGCCATCATAATGATCTATCAGGCTCTTTCGGTTGTTTTTTCACAATTTAATCATGCCAATATCTCCTTGCCCAAAAAACTGGACAATGTGTTGAGCTGGATAATTGTCTCCCCAGATATGCACAAGGTTCACCATCATTACAAATTGCCCTATACGGATAGCAATTATGGGAATATTTTTTCCCTTTGGGACCGACTCTTTGGAACCTTCCTAAAATTGCCAAACCAGGATATTGTATACGGGGTGGACACCTATTTTAATGAAAGGGAAAATTCAGATATTGGATTATTGTTGAAAATCCCCTTTAAAACCTATAAATCCCCGGAAAAAGTAGATATGAAATCTACATCTCAATCATAA
- a CDS encoding exo-beta-N-acetylmuramidase NamZ domain-containing protein, whose translation MAVLSVLKNTVLLLVYILSSCGSPSKSNNKDQSTKLGTTTLESEPPIIVAANRTAKYLPLLNGKKVAVVANQTSVIFKDTAPLTYTHIVDSLMSLNIAIKKVFAPEHGFRGEADAGEKVVDGKDEKTGLPLISLYGKNRKPSKEMLQDIDVVLFDIQDVGVRFYTYIATMQLVMEACAAQKIPVIILDRPNPNGHYVDGPSMETEHRGFLGMTNIPLVYGMTIGEYANMINKEGMMENKAKVDLTVIPLENYDHFKDYNLPIRPSPNLPNNTSIYLYPSLGFFEGTNINAGRGTEFQFQRYGAPFLDSTQYNFKYTPAPNFGSKTPKHNGEICYGKDLSQMPKMKTVDLSFLLDAYQNSTDKKLFFLTSGFTRHAGTTKLQKQIETGLSQEEIKLSWQEDINHFKQLRAKHLLYD comes from the coding sequence ATGGCAGTTTTATCCGTTCTCAAAAATACAGTTTTATTATTGGTTTATATACTTTCTTCTTGTGGAAGCCCATCCAAATCCAACAACAAAGACCAAAGCACCAAGTTGGGTACAACCACATTGGAAAGCGAACCACCTATAATTGTGGCCGCCAACCGAACCGCAAAATACTTGCCCTTGTTAAATGGAAAAAAGGTAGCCGTTGTCGCTAACCAAACCAGTGTTATCTTTAAGGACACGGCCCCCTTGACCTATACTCATATTGTGGACTCTCTGATGAGTTTAAACATAGCAATAAAAAAGGTCTTTGCACCTGAACACGGCTTTAGAGGTGAGGCAGATGCCGGAGAAAAAGTTGTAGACGGCAAAGATGAAAAGACTGGCCTACCTCTAATATCGCTCTATGGAAAAAACCGAAAACCCTCAAAAGAAATGTTACAGGACATAGATGTGGTCCTTTTTGATATTCAGGATGTTGGGGTACGCTTCTACACATATATTGCTACCATGCAATTGGTAATGGAAGCTTGTGCTGCTCAGAAAATTCCTGTGATTATACTGGACAGACCCAATCCCAATGGGCATTATGTAGACGGCCCCAGCATGGAAACCGAACACCGTGGTTTCTTGGGGATGACCAATATTCCGTTAGTTTATGGGATGACGATTGGGGAATACGCTAATATGATTAATAAAGAAGGTATGATGGAGAACAAAGCTAAGGTAGACCTTACTGTAATCCCTTTGGAAAACTACGATCATTTTAAAGACTATAACCTCCCAATTAGGCCCTCTCCGAACCTGCCTAATAACACTTCTATTTACCTATACCCTAGCTTAGGCTTTTTTGAAGGCACTAATATAAATGCAGGCAGAGGAACCGAGTTTCAATTTCAGCGGTACGGTGCACCCTTTTTGGACAGCACCCAATACAACTTTAAATATACTCCAGCCCCAAATTTCGGGTCTAAAACCCCAAAACATAATGGCGAAATTTGTTATGGAAAAGATCTGTCCCAAATGCCAAAAATGAAAACTGTGGATTTAAGCTTTCTTTTGGATGCCTACCAAAACAGTACCGACAAGAAACTATTCTTCCTCACCAGTGGTTTTACAAGACACGCGGGAACAACAAAATTGCAAAAACAGATAGAAACGGGACTCTCGCAAGAGGAAATAAAGTTAAGCTGGCAAGAAGACATTAACCACTTTAAACAACTAAGAGCGAAGCACCTTCTTTATGATTGA